The following are from one region of the Sardina pilchardus chromosome 4, fSarPil1.1, whole genome shotgun sequence genome:
- the hce2l1 gene encoding high choriolytic enzyme 1: MIGTVFAVTLVAVTEIWTFPLKNSSMVQEAVLRVKRRYPGMSFDPEDISVMDMIIMANRRVGFTGQPMRDGDIASPNIRSALICPTNSCLWPKSVDGFVYVPYMISPFYDDMDRITIETGMLDISSKTCVKFVPRTHEAHFIDIQPKRGCWSFLGRIGGAQTLSLQTPACMWSGVASHELMHALSFVHEHSRSDRDAHVSILWENIMRGQAHNFQKHNTYINTAYDYNSVMHYGRYAFTADGEPTIIPKPDPSIPIGQRDGPSVSDIHKINVLYNCGGMV, from the exons ATGATTGGGACCGTCTTTGCAGTCACCCTTGTAGCGGTGACGGAAATTTGGACTTTTCCTTTGAAG AATTCCTCCATGGTACAAGAAGCAGTACTGAGGGTCAAGAGAAGATACCCGG GAATGTCTTTCGACCCTGAGGACATTAGTGTCATGGACATGATCATTATGGCAAACAGAA GAGTGGGATTTACAGGACAACCCATGCGAGATGGTGACATAGCGAGCCCAAACATACGCAGTGCCCTAATTTGTCCAACTAACTCTTGCCTTTGGCCAAAATCAGTGGATGGATTTGTCTATGTGCCTTACATGATTTCTCCATTCTATG ATGACATGGACAGGATCACGATAGAGACAGGCATGCTGGACATCTCGTCTAAGACATGTGTCAAGTTTGTACCTCGAACCCATGAGGCACACTTTATCGACATTCAACCCAAGCGTGG TTGCTGGTCCTTCTTGGGCAGGATTGGCGGCGCCCAGACTCTGTCCCTGCAGACGCCGGCCTGCATGTGGTCAGGAGTGGCCTCCCACGAGCTCATGCACGCTCTGAGCTTTGTGCACGAGCACTCGCGCTCCGATCGAGACGCCCACGTCAGTATCCTGTGGGAAAATATCATGAGAG GCCAGGCACACAACTTTCAAAAGCATAACACCTACATCAACACAGCGTATGATTACAACTCAGTCATGCACTATGGGAG GTATGCCTTTACTGCGGATGGTGAACCAACCATAATTCCCAAACCAGACCCAAGCATCCCTATTGGACAAAGAGATGGACCCAGTGTATCAGACATTCATAAAATAAATGTCTTGTATAACTGTG GTGGCATGGTATAA
- the hce2l2 gene encoding hatching enzyme 1.2: MGGRTCFARSCLWSKSVDGHVYIAYSFSSEYSELDKNTIMQGMELIEEDTCVRFVPRTHQRDYLDIQPKSGCWSYLGVRGGRQALSMQTPDCMSSGVAAHEFMHALGFVHEQSRADRDNYVTIKWSNIWKDRLRNFEKFKTNNLDTPYDYGSLMHYSMYAYSEDGDPTIVPKSSWNVQMGQGYGPSRMDKVKINRLYKCG, encoded by the exons ATGGGTGGAAGGACCTGCTTTGCCAGAAGCTGTTTGTGGTCTAAATCTGTGGATGGCCACGTGTACATAGCTTACTCTTTTTCGTCAGAATACA GTGAGCTGGATAAAAATACCATCATGCAGGGCATGGAACTCATAGAGGAAGACACCTGTGTTCGCTTTGTGCCGAGGACTCACCAGAGGGACTACCTGGACATCCAGCCGAAGTCTGG GTGTTGGTCCTACCTGGGAGTACGTGGCGGAAGGCAAGCTCTGTCTATGCAGACACCAGACTGTATGTCATCTGGTGTGGCCGCCCATGAGTTCATGCATGCCTTGGGATTTGTGCACGAGCAGTCACGAGCTGATCGTGACAACTATGTGACCATCAAGTGGTCGAACATCTGGAAAG ATCGTTTGCGAAATTTTGAGAAGTTCAAAACGAATAACCTGGACACTCCATATGACTATGGATCTCTGATGCACTATAGCAT GTATGCCTATTCTGAAGATGGAGATCCCACAATAGTTCCAAAATCAAGCTGGAATGTTCAGATGGGTCAGGGATATGGCCCCAGTCGTATGGATAAAGTAAAAATTAACAGACTCTACAAATGTGGTTAA